Genomic window (Spirosoma sp. KCTC 42546):
TCAGGGACGTTGTTTTGATCACATCGCCACCGTAAATATGCTTGTGGTCGCCCAGCATCGAGAAGCTGTACACGTTGTATTTCGTACCGTACTGTTTCCCAAAGCTGTTATCGAAGGTGCGGCTGTACAGGACTCTGGCTTTCAGCCCTTTGATACCCGGAATAGTATACTCCACATTGGCCGTTACGTTCAGGCCCGTTGTTTTGGTCTGGGTGTAGTTATTGGAATTCTGAACCTCGAAAAAGTTAAAGGCATCAATTGTATTCGTGTTGCTGGAATTCGAGAGCAGAACCGGCAGCCCGTTCACGTAAGGCGGATTGAACTGAGAGGTGTAGAGCAGACTTTTCATGTCGTTCTCTGCATTTTCGCCCCCTTGCTTCAGGTAGTACATGCGTTTGTTGCCAATGTAGCTGCTCAAGGACAAAGCGGCTTTTAGTCCCCGGGTCACCTGCATATCGGCACTGGCGCGGAATGTCCACTTCCCAGTATTGATGTTATCGAAGTTGGCATTCTGAGCATTGTACGAAGCCCCCGCGAAATACGTAGCCTTATCGTTACCACCACTCACATTCAGGGCATGCCGTTGAACGGTTGACGGCTGCCAGGCCTGACGTAGCCAGTTGGTATTATGATCGTTAAAATAAGCCAGTTCATCGGGGGTGTAAATGAGCGGGTCAGTTGGCAGTTTACCAGCCGCATAGTTCATGTCGTTCAGGTACGTAGCCTGTTGAACACCGTTCATCATGGTCGGCAGCGTAGCATCGGAAACACCCGTCGAGCCGCTGTAGCTGAATTTAGGCGCTCCCGCTTTCCCACGTTTTGTTTGCACCACCACTACGCCCTGATTAGAGCGAGCCCCATAAATGGCAGCGGCAGCATCTTTCAAAACCGAAATAGCGTCTACTTCCGATACGTCGAGCGCATTGAAATCGTCGGCTGACCGAACCACGTTGTCAATAACATACAACGGTTGCAGGGTTCCGCCATCTTTCGATAAAATGATCGGATTACGAATGGTAATGGTTGCATTTTCGCCAGGTCGGCTGGTACCTCCCGAAACACCGACACCAGGCAATTGACCCGCCAACACCGCCGACAGGTTATTAACGGGCAGGTCCTGAACGGCTTTCATATCAACCGTGGCGACAGCGCCGGTCAGGCTTGCTTTTTTCTGGGTACCGTAGCCAACGACGACCACTTCGCCCAGGGCAGCGGCATCCTCTTCCAGTTGAACGGTGAGGGCAGTTCGTCCACCAACCGGAACTTCCTGCGTTTTAAACCCGATGTAGCTGAAGATCAAGGTCTCACCTCCGGTTGGCAGATTAAGCCGAAACATTCCTTTTATGTCCGTAACCGTTCCGGTTTTCGTTCCTTTTAATAAGACGTTTACCCCTGGTAGCGGCTCGCCTTTGGCATCCTTAACCGTGCCGGTAATATTTTCCAGCGGGGCTTTCCGGGCAGAAGCCGTTCCAGAAAAAGGAGTTCCCTTCTCTGCGTAACAGACCTCCTCCGTAACCCCGCCCAGGAGAAGCGCGCAGACCAGCTTTATAGCACTGGTGAGCAGTTTTTGTGTTCGTAAAGGCGATACCATGCGTGTGTGATTAAGGATACGTTGTTTTAAAATGATGTTTATTGCAGGTAGGATTCTGTGGGTTCTTCTTGTGATGTCAGATGAAAGTATCCGACACCACGAATGCTTCATTCCTTTGATTTTCCGGCTTCTTTCTCCCGGGCAATCCGTTCTTCCCATTCTTTGCTCGCCTTTTTCATGTCGATTCCGGCAGCCGACAGGTAGTTATTGATCCGTCCTTTATACTTGCCAAATTGGGCATGTTTTTTCTCCGATGTGCCTTCGTCCATGGCCCGCTCACGCGCTTCTGTCAGATAGGCGAGAATCTGTGCTTTTTGGGTGTCCGTTAAATCCGGCAACATAGCCTGATACCCTTTGTATGTAATGGGCAATACCCCGTACGTCATCCCATCTTTTACCATGTCTACTTGCTGAGCCGTTAAATCATGGGAAAGCACCGCTAGATACTCACGATGTAAAGCCGTCAATTTCTGGCTGGCATCCGCTTCAATAGCTTCTTTCCGGGTTTGCTCTGTGATACCTGCCAGGGCTTCTTTCCGGCTTTCATGGATGGTATTCAGGCTTCGATACTGTTGTGCAATTTCTGTTTTTACACGCTCGGCAACTTGCGGATCTGTAAGGCCAAGGGTAGCTACAATCCTGGCCGCGCGCTCGTTGATCACTCGTGTATAAGCCGCTTCTTTACTTTCTATTGTCTGATCTTGCCCTAATGCAGTAAGCGCAACTAGCAGGGTCAGGAGACTGCTTACTAAGAGATTTTTTAGCCTATAGATCATCTCTAAAATTGATTAAAAACGTTCATTTCTACGGTAAGGGGGCAGGTTTTGGCGTAACGTTCAGGGTAGGCAAAAACCGTCATTAAGTGGGCATTAAAAGCAGACAAAAGCAGGAATAAACAATACTTTTCTATAACATGATACAAAAATATAGTACATTTTAGGGCAATAACTGCATTTTTTTGTCAATTTATTATAGGAAATTATCATAGAATAAATATGACTTATCTACGATATTTCGTTTAGGTTTGTAGTGTGATTACCTGAGCACATTTCTGGCTCTAACCGGAGAAGATATACTTGACCTGAAGCAGACAATTAGTCAGTAGGCTAGCTACCAGTCATGCTTATATAGTACAAGACCTTCGGCGTACCTGCTGACTCTATTGGATACATTTGCCAATTGCCATGAAACCACTATTTCGAAAAGTAACTGCCAATCTGGAGAGTTCATATACGGTTCGACACAACGTCTTACCTCATTTTAAGAACATCTGGCATTACCATCCTGAACTTGAGTTGCACTATATTCTCAAAGGTGAAGGGGTTCGGTTTATTGGGGATAAGATCAGTAATTTCTCGCCCGGCGAAATCGTGTTGGTCGGCGAAAATTTACCGCATACCTGGCGTAGTAATGAGGAATATTTCCACAATGATCCAGACCTCAATATTGAAGTCATAGTTATTCAATTTCTGCCCGACTGTCTGGGTGAGTATCTATTGAAATTGCCCGAAGCTTATTTAATTCCAAAGCTGTATGAACGGGCAAAGAGTGGTATGGTCATAACGGGCCAAACAAACGAGAAACTAGCCGAACTCATGCATCGGGCCGTTGATGCCACAAACCTCGACAAGCTGATTATTCTATTGTCTATACTGAAGATACTCTCCGAAACGAATGAGTACGAGATGATTGTGAACGGGCGGGCGGTATTTTACCAATCCAACGAAACCGATACGCTCCGCCTGAACAACGTGTGCAGTTATACACTGGAGAATTACAAGAAGGATATTACCCTGGAAGAAATATCGGCCATCAGCAATCTGAGCGTTACCTCGTTTTGCCGGTATTTTAAATTAATGACAAATAAGACGTACTACGATTTCCTGATCGAAATCCGTATTAGTCATGCCTGCCGGGCACTCATAGAAGATAAAACACCCACCGAAATTATCTGTTTCGACTGCGGGTTCAATAACGTATCGAACTTTTACCGTCACTTCAAAAAAGTAACAGGCTTAACTCCGCTTGAGTACAAACGGCAATATTTGAAAAAGGGGAAGGTGCTGGCCTAGTTTTTTGAACACAGAGGCACAGAAAACACAGAGAAAAATAATAAATAAGCCTCTCTGTGCTCTCTGTGCCTCTGTGTTCAACCCATCAAACCACACTCAACTCCAGCTCATTCTGCAATTGGGTGTAGTCTTCATACAATCCCTCTACCTGTTTGGCAATGTCTGGCGTAAACGTACCTACACTCCGACGCGTAAAGGTGGTCATGTCGAAGCCGCGTAGCTGTAGGAAGTATTTTGAAACGATGGGATAGACGTTATGCATCACATCCATTTTGTCGATCAGGAACTGCTGTACTTTAGCCACTTCTTCCTGTAAATCGGCGTTGTCGTAATTCCGGCAAAGCCAGACGATCAACTCAGGAAAGTAATTCCCCTGAATACAGGAAAGTCCTGCCGATCCTGCTTTTAGTGACTCAACCGCGTGAGCCATGTAGGCATCATATAAGCCAAATCCTGGGCGGGAAGCCAGTCGCAGTTTCTCTTTAATCTGCTGAAGATCAAGGCAGGTATCTTTATGATAAATAACCCGGCCTGTATCGACAAATAACTTTAGCTGATCGGGTGAAATCAGACGTTTATAGGGAACAGGACATTCGTAAAACCCAACCGGAATTGTTTCGGTCTGATCCAGCAAGTGTAAAACCCGCTCGTTGAAGACCGCATCCGAATCGGCTTCATCGGCCAGCAAGCCCGTAATCAGAATGACGGCCTGGGTACCTGTGTTGTTTACCTTTTTAACAAATTCAGCCTGCTGCTCAATTGGCCCACCAAATGTGCCTGTAGCCACC
Coding sequences:
- a CDS encoding dihydrodipicolinate synthase family protein; amino-acid sequence: MKTVEKGFIPVMLTPFTTTGAIDFDALTRLTEFYLQAGAAGMFANCLSSEMFELSEQERLQIIEHVIKVVNGAVPVVATGTFGGPIEQQAEFVKKVNNTGTQAVILITGLLADEADSDAVFNERVLHLLDQTETIPVGFYECPVPYKRLISPDQLKLFVDTGRVIYHKDTCLDLQQIKEKLRLASRPGFGLYDAYMAHAVESLKAGSAGLSCIQGNYFPELIVWLCRNYDNADLQEEVAKVQQFLIDKMDVMHNVYPIVSKYFLQLRGFDMTTFTRRSVGTFTPDIAKQVEGLYEDYTQLQNELELSVV
- a CDS encoding DUF3826 domain-containing protein — translated: MIYRLKNLLVSSLLTLLVALTALGQDQTIESKEAAYTRVINERAARIVATLGLTDPQVAERVKTEIAQQYRSLNTIHESRKEALAGITEQTRKEAIEADASQKLTALHREYLAVLSHDLTAQQVDMVKDGMTYGVLPITYKGYQAMLPDLTDTQKAQILAYLTEARERAMDEGTSEKKHAQFGKYKGRINNYLSAAGIDMKKASKEWEERIAREKEAGKSKE
- a CDS encoding AraC family transcriptional regulator — translated: MKPLFRKVTANLESSYTVRHNVLPHFKNIWHYHPELELHYILKGEGVRFIGDKISNFSPGEIVLVGENLPHTWRSNEEYFHNDPDLNIEVIVIQFLPDCLGEYLLKLPEAYLIPKLYERAKSGMVITGQTNEKLAELMHRAVDATNLDKLIILLSILKILSETNEYEMIVNGRAVFYQSNETDTLRLNNVCSYTLENYKKDITLEEISAISNLSVTSFCRYFKLMTNKTYYDFLIEIRISHACRALIEDKTPTEIICFDCGFNNVSNFYRHFKKVTGLTPLEYKRQYLKKGKVLA